One Camelina sativa cultivar DH55 chromosome 3, Cs, whole genome shotgun sequence genomic window carries:
- the LOC104778281 gene encoding probable LRR receptor-like serine/threonine-protein kinase At1g53430 — MGFIFSTEKVVVYALLLIFICLFENFGSSNAQQLLPEDEVQTLRTIFRKLKNQTVNIERTSCSDGKWNFVGSSSPYPPTSNITCDCTFNFSTICRVTNIQLKSLSLPGIIPHEFGNLTSLREIDLTRNFLNGTIPATLSKIPLEILSVSGNRLSGPFPPQLGEITALTELVLEANLFTGPLPSNLGNLRSLKRLLLSANNFTGPIPKSLSNLKNLTDFRIDGNPLSGKIPDFIGNWTLLDKLHLQGTSLEGPIPSSISNLKNLTELRITDLRGTASSFPDLKNITNMTRLVLRNCLIKGPIPEYIGTSLSELKLLDLSSNMLTGVIPDTFRNLEKFNYMYLNNNTLTGRVPQFILDSKQNIDLSDNNFTKPPTVSCNQLDVNLISSYPSVTDNSAQWWCLREDLPCPGDAKHSSLFINCGGRSLKIGKDTYKDDLNSRGQSTFSSDPEIWGYSSSGVWLGNVKAPYLATDKFNLINGSTEELYKTARISPQSLKYYGLCMIKGSYKVQLHFAEIMFSNDQTFNSLGRRVFDIYVQGNLLERDFNIAEKAGGVGKPFIRNISEVQVNGSTLEIHLKWTGKGTNMIPRRSVYGPLISAITITPNFKVDTGKELSNGAVAGIVIAACAVFGFLVLLILWLTGYLGGKKEVDENELRGLDLQTGSFTLKQIKRATNNFDPENKIGEGGFGPVYKGVLADGMTIAVKQLSSKSKQGKREFVTEIGMISALQHPNLVKLYGCCIEGKELLLVYEYLENNSLARALFGTEKQRLHLDWPTRNKICLGIAKGLYYLHEESRLKIVHRDIKATNVLLDLSLNPKISDFGLAKLDEEENTHISTRIAGTIGYMAPEYAMRGYLTDKADVYSFGVVCLEIVSGKSNTNYRPKEEFVYLLDWAYVLQEQGSLLELVDPDLGTSFSKKEAMSMLNIALLCTNPSPTLRPPMSSVVKMLEGKIKVQPPLVKREVDPSGSAAMRFKAFELLSQDSDSQASTFATNREQHISSSSMNGPWVDSSFYEPSKDISQQQQEEGRSSSSSRILLDELTDVRIE; from the exons ATGGGTTTCATCTTCTCGACAGAGAAAGTTGTTGTGTAtgctcttcttctcatcttcatttgcttatttgaaaattttggatcATCAAATGCTCAACAACTTTTGCCAGAAGATGAAG TTCAAACATTGAGAACGATCTTTAGAAAGCTTAAAAACCAAACAGTGAACATCGAGAGGACTTCTTGTTCCGACGGAAAATGGAACTTTGTTGGCAGCTCATCCCCCTACCCACCGACCAGTAACATCACTTGCGACTGTACTTTCAACTTTAGCACAATTTGTCGTGTCACAAacat ACAGCTTAAAAGTTTAAGCTTGCCCGGAATTATCCCGCATGAGTTCGGAAACCTCACGAGTCTTCGAGAGAT AGACCTTACGCGGAACTTTCTCAATGGAACGATACCTGCTACATTGTCTAAAATTCCGCTTGAAATATT GTCTGTATCCGGAAACCGTCTCTCTGGACCATTTCCTCCTCAACTCGGAGAGATTACTGCGCTTACTGAATT GGTTTTGGAAGCTAATTTATTTACAGGACCACTTCCTTCAAACCTAGGGAACTTAAGAAGCTTGAAAAGATT GCTTCTCTCTGCAAACAACTTCACAGGTCCAATCCCTAAGTCCTTGAGCAATCTCAAGAACTTGACTGATTT TCGGATTGATGGAAACCCTCTATCTGGGAAGATACCTGATTTCATCGGAAACTGGACTCTGCTCGATAAGCT ACACCTTCAAGGCACATCATTGGAAGGCCCAATTCCATCTTCAATATCAAACTTGAAGAACTTGACTGAATT GAGGATAACCGATTTGCGTGGAACGGCCTCTTCATTTCCAGACCTGAAAAATATAACGAATATGACACGATT GGTACTaagaaattgtttgataaaGGGACCTATTCCAGAGTACATTGGTACCTCCTTGAGTGAGCTGAAGTTACT AGATTTAAGCTCAAACATGCTAACCGGTGTAATTCCAGACACATTTCGGAATCTTGAGAAATTTAACTATAT GTATCTGAATAATAACACATTGACTGGTCGAGTTCCTCAGTTCATTCTTGATagtaaacaaaacat CGATTTATCTGACAACAATTTCACTAAGCCACCTACTGTAAGCTGTAATCAGCTTGATGT GAACTTGATCTCCAGCTACCCGTCAGTAACCGATAACTC TGCTCAATGGTGGTGCTTGAGAGAGGATCTTCCCTGTCCAGGAGATGCAAAAC ATTCTTCCCTGTTCATTAATTGTGGAGGAAGAAGCCTCAAGATTGGAAAAGATACGTATAAGGATGACTTGAACAGTAGAGGACAATCAACATTCTCTTCTGACCCTGAAATATGGGGATACAGCAGTTCTGGAGTTTGGTTAGGCAATGTCAAGGCCCCTTACTTAGCAACAGACAAATTTAACTTGATCAATGGATCAACTGAAGAGTTATACAAAACAGCCCGTATCTCTCCACAGTCACTCAAGTACTATGGACTATGCATGATAAAAGGAAGTTACAAAGTGCAGCTCCATTTTGCAGAGATTATGTTCTCAAATGACCAGACTTTTAATAGCTTAGGGCGGCGAGTATTCGACATTTATGTCCAA GGGAATTTGTTGGAGAGGGACTTTAACATAGCAGAGAAAGCAGGTGGAGTTGGTAAACCGTTCATACGAAACATAAGTGAAGTTCAAGTGAATGGAAGTACGCTGGAGATTCATTTGAAGTGGACAGGAAAAGGCACAAACATGATACCGAGAAGATCTGTTTACGGGCCTCTCATTTCCGCCATAACGATTACACCGA ATTTCAAGGTTGATACCGGAAAAGAATTGTCCAATGGAGCAGTTGCAGGCATTGTAATTGCAGCGTGTGCGGTTTTCGGGTTTCTGGTACTTCTAATCCTCTGGCTTACAGGTTACTTAGGTGGAAAAAAAGAAGTGGATGAAAATg aGCTTAGGGGACTTGATTTGCAGACAGGATCGTTCACACTGAAACAAATCAAACGTGCTACTAATAACTTTGATCCAGAAAACAAGATTGGTGAAGGAGGATTTGGACCGGTTTATAAG GGTGTTCTTGCTGATGGAATGACCATAGCGGTGAAGCAGCTTTCATCAAAATCTAAGCAAGGAAAGAGAGAATTTGTGACTGAGATAGGAATGATCTCTGCGTTGCAACACCCAAACCTTGTGAAACTTTATGGTTGTTGCATCGAAGGGAAAGAGCTTTTGCTTGTGTATGAGTACTTAGAGAACAATAGTCTCGCTCGCGCACTCTTTG GCACAGAAAAACAGAGACTTCACTTGGATTGGCCAACAAGGAACAAGATATGCTTAGGGATTGCGAAAGGGTTGTATTATCTACACGAGGAATCAAGGCTGAAGATTGTTCATAGAGACATAAAAGCGACAAATGTGCTTCTTGATCTGTCTCTGAATCCTAAGATCTCTGATTTTGGTCTAGCCAAGCTCGACGAGGAAGAGAATACACATATCAGCACAAGGATTGCAGGAACAAT AGGTTACATGGCTCCAGAGTATGCAATGAGAGGTTACTTAACAGACAAAGCAGATGTTTACAGCTTTGGTGTTGTCTGCTTAGAGATTGTGAGTGGAAAGAGCAACACAAATTACAGACCAAAAGAAGAGTTCGTTTACCTTCTTGATTGGGCATATGTCTTGCAAGAACAAGGGAGCCTGCTAGAACTCGTGGATCCAGATCTCGGTACAAGCTTTTCGAAGAAAGAAGCGATGAGTATGTTGAACATAGCTTTACTCTGCACAAACCCATCTCCGACATTGAGACCACCAATGTCATCTGTTGTAAAAATGCTAGAAGGAAAAATCAAAGTCCAACCACCATTGGTGAAACGTGAAGTAGATCCAAGTGGTTCAGCTGCAATGAGGTTTAAGGCCTTTGAGCTTTTGTCACAAGACAGCGATTCACAAGCCTCAACATTTGCGACAAACAGAGAACAACACATAAGCTCCTCTTCGATGAACGGTCCGTGGGTCGATTCTTCCTTCTATGAGCCTAGCAAAGATATTAGCCAACAACAGCAAGAAGAAGGACGTTCATCATCTTCCTCGAGGATACTTTTAGATGAACTTACCGATGTGAGGATTGAGTAA
- the LOC104778508 gene encoding probable LRR receptor-like serine/threonine-protein kinase At1g53440 — MGFFFSAEKVVYALLLIFIIYLDFYGSNAQVLPEDEVQTLQTIFRKLQNQTVNITRTSCTDGKWNFVTGSTPKATSNITCDCTLNSSSVCRVTNIQLQGFNLRGVVPPEFGNLTHLTEIDLMLNFLSGTIPTTLSRIPLEILSVTGNRLSGPFPPQLGEITTLTIVNFETNLFTGSLPSNLGNLRSLKRLLLSSNNITGPIPESLSNLKNLTDFRIDGNSLSGKIPDFVGNWTQISRLDLEGTSMEGPIPASISNLKNLTELRITDLRGPASSFPDLQTMTNMDRLVLRNCLIKGSIPEYIGTSLSKLKLLDLSSNMLTGVIPDTFRNLEAFNFMYLNNNSLTGPVPQFILDSKQNIDLSYNNFTKPPTLSCNQLDVNLISSYPSATDNSVQWCLRKDLPCPREAEHSSLLINCGGNQLKVGKDMYVEDLNKRGASTFSSVSDKWGYSSSGAWLGNDKARYLATDTFNLINKSTPEYYTKARLASQSLKYYGLCMIRGSYKVQLHFAEIMFSNDQTYSSLGRRVFDIYVQGKLLERDFNIAERAGGVGKPFLRQIDDVQVNGSTLEIHLKWLGKGTNVIPTRGVYGPLISAITITPNFKVDTGKELSKGALAGIVIAACTAFGLLVLIILWLTGYLGGKKEVDENEELRGLDLQTGSFTLKQIKRATNNFDPENKIGEGGFGPVYKGVLADGMTIAVKQLSSKSKQGNREFVTEIGMISALQSNTNYRPREEFIYLLDWAYVLQEQGSLLELVDPDLGTSFSKKEAMRMLNIALLCTNPSPTLRPPMSSVVKMLEGKIKVQPPLVKREADPSGSAAMRFKAFEVLSQDSESQVSTYTRNREHISSSSTDGPWVDSSFSEPSKDVSLQQQEEGLSSSSSKRLLDDLTDVKIE; from the exons aTGGGTTTCTTTTTCTCGGCCGAGAAAGTTGTGTATGCccttcttctcatcttcatcatctactTGGATTTTTACGGATCAAATGCTCAAGTTTTGCCAGAAGATGAAG TTCAAACATTGCAAACGATCTTTAGAAAGCTTCAAAACCAAACAGTGAACATCACGAGGACTTCTTGTACGGACGGAAAATGGAACTTTGTTACCGGCTCGACGCCCAAAGCAACCAGTAACATCACCTGCGACTGTACCCTCAACTCCAGTTCAGTCTGTCGTGTCACAAACAT ACAGCTTCAAGGTTTTAATTTGCGAGGAGTTGTCCCACCAGAGTTCGGGAACCTCACACACCTTACAGAAAT AGATCTTATGCTGAACTTTCTCAGTGGGACAATACCTACGACATTGTCTCGAATTCCACTTGAAATCTT GTCTGTAACCGGAAACCGTCTCTCTGGACCATTTCCTCCTCAACTCGGAGAGATTACTACACTTACTATAGT gaaTTTCGAAACTAATTTATTCACAGGATCACTTCCTTCAAACTTGGGGAACTTAAGAAGCTTGAAAAGATT GCTACTCTCTTCAAACAACATCACGGGTCCGATCCCTGAGTCCTTAAGCAATCTCAAGAATTTGACTGATTT TCGGATTGATGGAAACTCTCTATCTGGGAAGATACCTGATTTTGTTGGAAACTGGACTCAGATCAGTAGGCT agacCTCGAAGGCACATCAATGGAAGGTCCAATTCCAGCTTCGATATCAAACTTGAAGAACTTGACTGAATT GAGGATAACCGATTTGCGTGGACCGGCCTCTTCTTTCCCAGACCTGCAAACTATGACGAATATGGACCGATT GGTACTAAGAAACTGTTTGATAAAGGGTTCTATTCCGGAATACATTGGTACCTCCTTGAGTAAGCTGAAGTTACT AGATTTAAGTTCAAACATGCTAACTGGTGTAATTCCAGACACATTTCGGAATCTTGAGGCATTTAACTTTAT GTATCTGAATAATAACTCATTGACTGGTCCAGTTCCTCAGTTCATTCTGGATagtaaacaaaacat CGATTTATCTTACAACAATTTCACTAAGCCACCTACTCTAAGCTGTAATCAGCTTGATGT GAACTTGATCTCCAGCTACCCGTCAGCAACCGATAACTC TGTTCAATGGTGCTTGAGGAAGGATCTTCCATGTCCTAGAGAGGCAGAAC ATTCTTCCTTGTTAATCAACTGTGGAGGAAACCAACTCAAGGTTGGTAAAGACATGTATGTGGAAGACCTAAACAAGAGAGGAGCATCAACATTCTCTTCTGTCTCTGATAAATGGGGATACAGTAGTTCTGGAGCTTGGTTAGGCAATGACAAGGCCCGTTACTTAGCAACTGACACATTTAACTTGATCAATAAATCAACTCCAGAGTATTACACAAAAGCCCGTCTCGCTTCACAATCACTCAAGTACTATGGACTCTGCATGATAAGGGGAAGTTACAAAGTGCAGCTCCATTTTGCAGAGATAATGTTCTCAAATGACCAGACTTATAGTAGCTTAGGGCGGCGAGTATTCGACATTTATGTTCAA GGGAAGTTGTTGGAGAGGGACTTTAACATAGCTGAAAGAGCAGGTGGAGTTGGTAAACCGTTCCTAAGGCAAATTGATGATGTTCAGGTGAATGGAAGTACGTTGGAGATTCACTTGAAGTGGTTAGGGAAAGGCACAAACGTAATACCAACACGAGGTGTTTACGGGCCTCTCATATCTGCCATAACGATTACACCAA ATTTCAAGGTTGACACCGGAAAAGAATTGTCCAAGGGAGCACTTGCAGGCATTGTAATTGCAGCGTGTACGGCTTTCGGGTTGCTGGTACTTATAATCCTCTGGCTTACAGGTTACTTAGGTGGAAAAAAAGAAGTCGATGAAAatg AAGAGCTTAGGGGACTTGATTTGCAGACAGGATCGTTCAcattgaaacaaatcaaacgtGCTACTAATAACTTTGATCCAGAAAACAAGATTGGTGAAGGAGGATTTGGACCGGTTTATAAG GGCGTTCTTGCTGATGGAATGACCATAGCGGTGAAGCAGCTTTCATCAAAATCTAAGCAAGGAAACAGAGAATTTGTGACTGAGATCGGCATGATCTCTGCGTTGCAA AGCAATACAAATTACAGACCAAGAGAAGAGTTTATTTACCTTCTTGATTGGGCATATGTCTTGCAAGAACAAGGGAGTCTTCTAGAGCTTGTGGATCCTGATCTCGGTACAAGCTTTTCGAAGAAAGAAGCGATGAGGATGTTGAACATAGCTTTACTCTGCACGAACCCATCTCCGACATTGAGACCACCAATGTCATCTGTTGTAAAAATGCTAGAAGGAAAAATCAAAGTCCAACCACCACTAGTGAAACGTGAAGCTGATCCAAGTGGTTCAGCTGCAATGAGGTTTAAGGCCTTTGAGGTTTTGTCACAAGACAGCGAGTCACAAGTCTCGACCTatacaagaaacagagaacacATTAGCTCCTCGTCGACGGACGGTCCTTGGGTTGACTCTTCCTTCTCTGAGCCTAGCAAAGATGTTAGCCTACAACAGCAAGAAGAAGGACTTTCGTCATCTTCGTCAAAGCGACTTTTAGATGATCTTACCGATGTGAAGATTGAGTGA
- the LOC104779348 gene encoding uncharacterized protein LOC104779348, whose protein sequence is MPVSELALVCYHSDNDDPDFEVPESNVDGEGDDGDSEGGDDSDNESVNEGENEVDDNGANEGDNDNESANERDNDNESANEGDDELDNEGDEDRHEDADGNESEDEPDEDRDERYDFEVEEAVANWFDEGKIRRDSIPDTSDEDEDPVITRDHKIRLGTDDRFGIGRTFFSSFELKEAVLHYALKNRANLRQSRWEKDKIEFRCAGKKKNGNCCWKLYCSYDNDKQLWLLKKPVIARLLMDKLRMNPNFMPLDIQRHIKEQWKISSTIGQCQTGRLQAIKWLKNEYEQQFAHLRGYVAEIIRSNMGSTAIVDTITDGSGNHVFNRIYVCMGAMKNAFYFCRPLIGIDGTFLKHDVKGCLFTAIAHDANNQISPVAWATVQTENADNWEWFLNLLKVDLKLKDGSDYVVISDRCKGLMSAIKSVLPNAEHRPCVKHIVENLKKRHANKDLLKKMVWNLAWSYNFEAYRTNLAKMRAYSMSLYEDVMKEEPKTWCRAFFRPGSFCEDVDNNATESFNATIVKARAKSLVPMLETIRRQAMARISKRKKKIGRWEKNISKYVSEILAEEEEDALRCEVTKGTHGKFEVWVDGNSNSVNLTTEMWDCSCYKWQVTGIPCEHAYAAVMDVDKNVEDFVVPMFGTQAWKEQYETGPNPVRGQTYWMTNDYVLITAPPEPVLPGRKKEQKKKFNRIKSPLESPKKKKGKTGPKILKLGRQGRVMHCKSCGQAGHNAAGCKTLKSGLIL, encoded by the exons ATGCCAGTCTCAGAGCTTGCGCTTGTTTGTTATCATAGTGATAATGATGATCCCGATTTCGAAGTTCCAGAGAGTAATGTCGATGGTGAAGGTGATGATGGGGATAGTGAAGGAGGCGACGATAGTGACAATGAGAGTGTGAATGAGGGAGAAAATGAAGTAGACGACAATGGTGCGAATGAGGGAGACAACGACAATGAGAGTGCAAATGAGAGAGACAACGACAATGAGAGTGCAAATGAGGGAGACGACGAACTAGATAATGAAGGAGACGAAGATAGACACGAAGATGCCGACGGTAATGAATCTGAAGATGAACCTGATGAAGACAGAGATGAAAGGTATGACTTCGAGGTAGAAGAAGCTGTAGCAAATTGGTTTGATGAGGGTAAGATTCGTCGCGATTCGATCCCAGATACTtctgatgaggatgaggatccTGTGATTACTAGAGATCATAAAATTAGATTGGGAACAGATGATAGGTTCGGTATTGGGAGAACATTTTTCAGTAGTTTTGAGTTGAAAGAGGCAGTGTTACATTATGCATTGAAGAATAGAGCAAATCTTAGACAAAGTAGGTGGGAGAAGGATAAAATTGAGTTTAGATGTgctggaaagaagaagaatgggaaCTGTTGCTGGAAACTCTACTGCTCATACGATAATGATAAGCAACTGTGG TTGCTTAAAAAGCCAGTGATTGCAAGGTTGCTTATGGACAAATTGAGGATGAATCCTAATTTCATGCCTCTTGACATCCAAAGGCATATCAAGGAGCAATGGAAAATATCAAGTACTATTGGACAATGTCAGACCGGAAGACTTCAAGCTATCAAGTGGTTGAAAAATGAATATGAACAACAATTTGCTCACCTCAGAGGATATGTTGCTGAAATTATAAGATCAAACATGGGTTCAACTGCCATTGTTGACACCATTACTGATGGTAGTGGGAATCACGTGTTCAACCGGATTTATGTGTGTATGGGAGCAATGAAGAATGCATTTTACTTTTGTAGGCCACTCATAGGGATAGATGGAACATTTTTGAAGCATGATGTTAAAGGATGCCTTTTCACTGCCATTGCTCATGATGCAAACAACCAGATTTCTCCAGTAGCTTGGGCAACAGTTCAAACAGAAAATGCAGACAATTGGGAATGGTTTTTGAATCTGCTAAAGGTTGACTTGAAACTAAAAGATGGCAGTGATTATGTTGTTATATCAGATCGATGCAAG ggaCTGATGAGTGCAATTAAAAGTGTGTTGCCAAATGCTGAACACAGACCTTGTGTGAAGCATAtagttgaaaacttgaaaaagaGACATGCAAATAAAGACTTATTGAAGAAGATGGTATGGAACTTAGCTTGGAGTTACAACTTTGAAGCATATCGAACTAACCTTGCCAAAATGAGAGCTTATAGTATGTCTTTGTATGAAGATGTCATGAAGGAGGAACCAAAGACTTGGTGTAGAGCATTTTTTAGGCCGGGCAGTTTTTGTGAGGATGTGGACAACAATGCCACTGAGTCATTTAACGCAACAATTGTCAAAGCTAGAGCAAAGTCATTGGTTCCTATGTTGGAAACAATAAGAAGACAAGCGATGGCAAGGATAagtaagagaaagaaaaaaattggcaGATGGGAGAAAAACATATCTAAGTATGTTTCAGAGATTTtggcagaggaggaagaagatgcatTGAGATGTGAAGTTACGAAAGGAACGCATGGCAAGTTTGAGGTTTGGGTAGATGGGAATTCTAACTCTGTTAATTTAACTACTGAAATGTGGGATTGCTCATGCTACAAGTGGCAGGTCACAGGGATTCCATGTGAACATGCCTATGCGGCAGTCATGGACGTCGATAAGAATGTTGAAGATTTTGTAGTTCCAATGTTTGGTACTCAAGCATGGAAAGAACAATATGAAACAGGGCCTAACCCAGTTAGAGGGCAAACTTACTGGATGACCAATGATTATGTCTTAATCACCGCACCTCCAGAACCAGTTTTACCTGGGAGAAAgaaagagcagaagaagaaattCAATCGCATCAAGAGTCCACTCGAatcaccaaagaaaaagaaggggaAAACGGGACCAAAAATACTCAAACTAGGAAGGCAAGGAAGAGTAATGCATTGCAAATCATGTGGTCAAGCAGGTCATAATGCAGCTGGATGCAAGACATTGAAATCGGGATTGATTCTATGA
- the LOC109130934 gene encoding uncharacterized protein LOC109130934, giving the protein MSMVGELRYFLGLQVEQSADGIFVSQSTYAKELVQRFGLDKSKEAKIPMGEDDKLSKDDEWEDVDERLYRGMIGSLLYLTASRPDICMSVGICARYQVKPKMSHLLAVKKIIKYIKGTLDFGIYYTKDTNTGLSGYCDVDWAGSVDDRRSTSGGFFFMGNNLISWHSKKQNSVSLSTTEVEYIALGSCCTQLLWMR; this is encoded by the coding sequence atgagtatggtgggagagTTAAGGTACTTTTTGGGATTGCAAGTTGAACAATCAGCTGATGGGATCTTTGTATCTCAAAGCACTTATGCTAAGGAGCTTGTACAACGCTTTGGCTTGGATAAGAGTAAAGAAGCAAAGATCCCAATGGGAGAAGATGACAAACTTTCCAAGGATGACGAATGGGAGGATGTAGATGAGAGACTATACAGAGGGATGATTGGAAGTCTGTTGTATTTGACTGCTAGTCGGCCAGACATATGTATGTCTGTAGGGATCTGTGCACGCTATCAAGTCAAGCCCAAGATGTCGCATTTACTAGCTGTAAAGAAGATCATAAAGTACATCAAAGGCACATTGGACTTTGGCATCTATTATACCAAGGATACCAACACCGGTCTGAGCGGATACTGTGATGTTGATTGGGCAGGGTCTGTGGATGATCGTCGTAGCACAAGTGGAGGGTTCTTCTTTATGGGCAACAATCTGATCTCATGGCacagcaagaaacaaaacagtgtCTCTCTATCAACTACTGAAGTTGAGTACATTGCGCTAGGAAGCTGTTGCACACAACTTCTCTGGATGCGATAA